CAGGTACTCCATAACatgaaacaaacaaacaaacacacacacatacgtacctacatacatgcatacacAAACGCAAATACATGTACACAAAACAGTTACATTACTTAGACGTCGGAGATAACCGAAGTACGATTTAAgagacaaaataataaaacaaaaagatcacaaaaacgaaacgaatggAGGAGAGAAAGTGAGacagcgaaagagagagagagagagagagcgcgcgagagagaaaagaagaattaaagaaaaaaattaatgcaaaacacacacacacaaaggCGCAACACGTACACGCGCACGCACGTTGCAATTAGACGTTATTATCGCAATTTGgagttaaattttataatatataatatataaaaatatatatataatatatataaataaaagttgacggataatatagaattatattaaatatcgattaaaaaaaagagaaaaaacgagTGAAAGAGTTATGTTCTTTAGGGTGGTGCGGCTCACGCGCTATCGATTCACCTTTTTCACCTTAATCCCCGCCTCCTTAACTTTCTTCATCCTTTTAACACTTCCTCTCACGGTTCCTTTCAAGGTAGTCTTGTTCCCAATTACGCTCTATCTTCCTACGGATTCTGCTTTCTCTTCCATCACTCCAGTACACattattgtttttcttttcatttacaacataaattatgaaatgaaaggatgatggaataaaatatgtatatggatCATATAGgtactataataatttttcatatttcattacatcttcacttttgttgattttaatttttgtaggTTTTACAAcctatttattaatttcatttcttagctgaatttttaataagtatgtatgtaaaaattaaaacctAGAAAAGGAttcaaaatatgttattttacataaatagtACTTGtaactacatatatttataaaatttaaatgacaatttaattattctacaaCTATGTGGAATCCTTTTTAAACCTGTTCTATTattctacgaaatattttcaatgttctAATACCAGATTTAGTAAAATGAGAtcatcgatattattaataaattttctgtatatttcataaggaagaagaaaagtgaattaaatattttgtacatcacatagatattttttaatgttaatatgaatttattgtGAGTTGAAACTGCTTCAAGAAATCCGCGGCAActaattctttaaaatcacCAAAGAGGGCGTGTTAAGCGTATGGTGATAGAGTGACAGACGTTAAAATGAATACATTTGGCAGTCGTCGTACAAAGTgagagaatttataaatttagtttAAGATACTTTTATTCTACTAACTTCTCATTACTcgtttatcataaaaaatttgaaaaggattCAATGTatctattgaaattaaaatattcatctttaTCTTTTTGAGGTTAAGTCTGTTATGTGTGTagttactaaaatataaaacataaacataatttttctatagcGTAAAAATAGCAGTAGGAGCTTTAGTATGCGaggaaagtattttaaaaggGGATATCACTATTGGACCAAAAACTATAATTCATCCAAGAGCAAGTATCATTGCAGAAGCTGGTCCAATTATAATAGGTGAAGGGAACATTATAGAAGAAATGGCGATCATAACAAATaggtaattttaatttcaaacatttctttGCCCTTTCTTACTTATTATTtgactaaaatatttaattatgttattatagGTTACCACCAGATACTCCCGAACCAACAACAATTCCGGTACAAATAATAGGCAATTATAATGTATTTGAAACTGATTGTATTTGTGAAGCATTTAAAGTTGGAGatcataatattttagaaagcaAAGGTTACTATattgtaattagaaatttatttatttctgatgcatcttattataattttatctttatttatagcGCGTGTTGGTCGTGAGGTTGAACTGACCAATGGTTGTATTATAGGAACTTCGTGCACATTGACAGAAGCAGACACAATACcagaaaatacaataatttatggTAATGAATGCCAACGTAGAGAAATGCACGATAAACCATATGTGAGTTTCTATTGAATTCGGAGTTACATTATAGgtaatattttgttgttttataattttattatttatttcagccTCCAATAAgtcaaatagaatttttgttaaaaattttaccaacTTACCATCACATTCGTAAACCTAATGTAAAACCAACAAAAAATGAAGGGGGGCTATAACAAACTATATACATTCTTAGGTAATATATTTGCGatataatgatttaaaaatgcaacagatatttatacatttaatgttAATTCTAAAAACTAACAGTGCATTTTAATTAAGTTTCTGTTTTCTAATTGTATTTGTACATTCTGCactataaaagtattattattatatgtataataaattgagTAGTTTCATATGTGATGTACAATACATCAGCATATAGCCTTTATGAgttatttgaaacaaaaataaatatagtatgCATAATAGCATcttgtgaataattttttaataatgtagatttatttttaaatatttaaaagtgaacttacagaatattttgataatactttgaagtattaaataaaatatgcttCTTATATAAGATTCTAtggtttattataatatcatagaAAACCTATATTTATTCAGTGTTCTTGTCACATATTAGGATATAAGAATAGTACTACTGTATCATATTACATTCATTATGCTTTTTAATCTTTGAATCGACTATATCTACTCTGTAGAGTGAGGTGAATATGTATATCctagtaataaatttaatttcctgcTGTGCCAACAGATGGCAGAGCTATCATCTATTTTGAAATCAGTTCTCAAATTTGACGAGAAAacttgttttataaaaaaacttaccaattttattatatcctaattatattatttatttattatttattatttattattacgtatcgGATTTGAATAAACTTGCGGTTTTACagtttttaacatttacaCTTTTTGACAACAAAGtgcaaaatatgaaatatgttctatttatattaacaaaatatccatataatttacttatttattatataaaatacatgtatataaataattctatctatatggaatttttataattgagCATTTTATGAGAATATTTCCATCCTTTATTAAGCTCCaacagttaattaattatttgtataagtCGCAAgatctgtaaataaaaatatatttcttattattcatTGGAGCTCAGGAACCTGGACGAAATTTCGCGATATCAGTGAGTCCGTGCGCGTCGGCGATGCGACAAGTTAATATAACTTGATGTTTCTCCTTCTCGACGTTCTTCTCCGGGCGAACTCTCCGGAGAATCGCGGCGGCACAATACTAAACGCTACACCTATGAATATGAATTAGCGTCTCGTCGAGGGGGTTGGATGCGAACCATTTACCGTTTCCGTCAGCTTAGCCGCGTACCACAGTGGCTCTCAATGCGATGCTTATTTAAGCAACAAATGTGCGAGTCGTGTTACTACATAGTTTGTCCGAATTAACTCATTAATCATCtgtaaacgatattttatttcgtttacactacataatgttcaAATGAACTGCTTCTGAACGataacagaaataatattcaatttttactcAATTTGATCTATACAGTACaacgtaaaattttgttatgttTGGATTATTTTAGTTACATTTAACAacttctaataaaattttgcgaTAAGTAATTGTACTactaaattttatagtttatgtgaaaaaacgttttatacgaaattctgtgtaaaataaattttatataaaaattgaatattattcaaataaaaaaataaatttaatatgttttattatgtaacaaatagaacaacaatttttctgGAGGAATATATGAAGAGGAAACGCAGTTAAGAGCGTAGCGGTCGCGAGTGCCGCTTTATTTTAATGATCGCTCTCCGCAACCCTCTTGAACGCAACTCTTGTCGCGGAAAGTGGTGACCCGAGAGAGCTGTCATATTTTGACGTCCGCAGCGGGCGTTCTAGGCTAGAAGGGGgagacgagaagaaaagagattaTTTTTCGCCGCGCTGGGAGAAGCCAGAAATCAGTACGACAGCACAACCAAGGGAAAGTCCCTAATGGCGTAACAACCACAGATTCGTGCAAGGTTTTCTTATCCCTATTAGAGCGAATTcattattgataaatttttagcCGATGATTTTTGTGTAAATTGAAAAGAGACTTCATTCTTTAGttgttaatttgaaaatacttCAAACGAgatatagaacatataacaaacaacataataaattttggaTTACGATATTCTTGAAATGTTTCTTCAACTTCAAACTTACTACTAATACTTCACATATTACTTTTTGCAGCACTGTAAGATTCTATCACACTATACAGCATCAGTTATACGGGCTGCAGTATCTTCATAAAGAAATTCCTTCGCAAAAGTAGTTATCCAGAAATAGTAAACTAATTccacaaaattaatttatacaaacaattttcttataaacaaaattttatttttatagcatataattctaatttgtAAAGACAATTGCAGTAGTTATGGAAAAAGatcatttttagatttataaaaagaattactcATGCTTTAATAATCGGGTCTAATGGATGGAATATGGAAAGAACTACACCTGCAACTGCAATTGCAATATAAAGCAACGAAAATCACGAAGAGCACAAAATGAATTCAGTACGAAATGGAACTTCAATTGCATTAAAATCATCCGCCAATAATTCAGGGAATAGTTATCGTTGGACGATTTGCGCTAGCGATAGACAGTCCCTCGAGAACGTTTCACGATGATCTTTCGTCCATCAACGGTGACGGTGATCGTGAACGCGTCAAACAACTCTCGGCGCCCTCGCTCTTGCGCTTAAATTGACGTCCACGGACAACACGGGAGAACCGCTTTGTCGAGCGGCGAACAAGAGTGACGAGCGTTGCGAATGCACGACTCGCTTAACATTTCCATTGTGAACGCAAACGAAGACTGGAGGGCGAAAAATGTCATGTACGTCGACGGGATCGCGCGTAGAATTAATTCGATATCGCCGCGGTTTGACAGAGATTTCCCGTAATTACTGGGGAAACGTTAATCTATTGTGAATTAAGTCTCTGCTTGTTttatagttaaataaaataagggTTCTCACGATTAAATAGATATCGTATGAAATAACACTAGAATGAATAAgtttatatatgaaataacacTAGAATGAATAAGTTTATAACTCAGTCTAATATAAGTTATCCATGGAAATACGAGGAGTTAATcagaaatgtaagaaatgaCTCGGCCTCCATATCATTCTAAGTATCTTATACGACCGAAATCTTCGCAAATCATCTGTTCTGTATTGAAACGTAGATGGGTCGTTTAGGTCCATTTAGCGATGAAATCGTCGCATGTCGAGAGATCCGTGTCGATACCGTGTACACGATGTCGTCGAGAGCGATCCCGCCGCGCGGTCAGCCGAGTAGCGACGAGATAAACGATTCAATCGTGACAATGAATAATACTGGAGCGACGGTTAAACGCGGCAGCGGATCGGATCGGGTCCGCCCACAAGGCTGTCCGGAGGGAAACCACCCGTAAAATCCAAAAGGGGTGCAGTGGAGCGGGAGCGGCAGGGGGCGCCAGGCGACTCTGTGACGCGATTATGCTAACGAAGTTATTCCATTGTAACGCTGTTTACAACGGCGCGCATTAAGGCTACACCGGAACAATAGCAGCCCCCTGCCCCTCTAACTCTCTCCTCCTTGTGCACGAGCCAGGGAATCCTCGGGAATCGCGCGGCCATTGTACGCCCTGTTCGAGAAGGAAACACAAACGATGCTCGATGATTGACAGAAGTGAAAAAAATGTCGAGGGTATAAGTGTCAGTGATCAGTGATCGCGAAGATTACGGCCAAAAAGTTTTAACAGGTAGAATTTTTTTGTTGAAATGTTCACTACCTAGTAATTAGTATAATAGATGCTACATAGTTCGAAATAGAAGTTTATCAATATTCTTAGTTTATAACAGCTTAGctgcatttttttcttctctgatTAATGTTTACTGTTGCATCATATATTCAATCTATGAAATCGTTAGCAACAGTTCATAAAAAGTACTTTACTGTACGTGAATACCCTTTGTTATTTACGTTATTGTACATACAATCAATCTTATATTTACAAGAAGAAACAAAGGTTATTTACTTCTATTCCTATACGTAATACATAAGGTAAAGAGAAGTTGCCAAAACCATCGAACACAATGAATACAAGAAGGATGGAAGGGGCCCCGACCACTCGAGCCTGGTTACACCCTATCGGGGCGCCACTTGACTCGTATttaactttcaaatatattttatgccttttgcattttaatactttcatGGATTCGCTATTTCTACACCCTTCTCTCGGTTCGCCTAATGCGCATGCATTTTCGTTCCAGTGAAATGTAGGCGATTTCGTGTCACAAACCATTGCCACCCCTCATACGCACCGACACTGTTAACAACATATCTCCAATCCCATTTGATTCCattgctatttttaattttacacaaTTAAACTTTAACGTATCCCCttgtattttttagaaaactttTCTTGTGTAATACTAATTTTCTAATCTACTTATCAAGATAAAGCTTctaattgttaaatatcgtaccatatttttctttcttacaacAAAGATATAATATCTCACTATTCACTTCTCATATTTGTTCACGAATTCATTTTccttcgatgaaaatttgcgatcgtaaaaatatatgaatacaCTTCACCAAGTCATAGATTCTCCGTTTCGTTGGCTGTAAAACTTCGTCAAAATTTGATTTCCTCGCGATAACAGAGAGGCAAAGAGATCAGCGTGGGCGATTCGAGACGCAAGAAACTCATGCACGAACGAGCTCGGCATTTATGTGTCCATCGAAGCGTGACGACGCTTCGACGGGATTATTTGTAGGATTCAGTCGTATACCCGACGTTTCCGCCGAATCCTTTGTACCATTCGCCCGTTACGCCATAGAATATTTTCGAGACGTATTTAGACTTGTTTCGGACAGCCGGATATTCATCCCACTATTTTTACTCCATTCTATGGCCTtcactttctctctccttcttcttattttctatcCTATGTTATATTTGATCTCTGAaaattcgattgaaaatataaagcgTTATTTCGAAGGGGCAGGTATTATCAtaagtaacaaatttttggCAAGTTTTATAGTCATCAATATCTTTCGTAATGGgggttatataattttttatatgacaGTCGGTGCGTATTTTCTGTTCTTCATAAGACACTATTAAGACTGTGTCTGGAAACAATTGtttgaaatgatattttaattttaatcgtgtaaaatttatcgtttggAAGAATGctgttttacttttattatttagatacatatgtatttaatttacattctatattaagaatatttcaatgtttaagattttatatgaaatacatattacCTTATCAATGATCTTATTATTCCTGACACAATTACTTTTACCATTTTACTAGTACGttaaattaacaaagaatGCAATTAGCGTACAAGATCACGTATCTGCACAAGTGTCTATCGACATTCAGTGGTTGTTAGCtaaaatgagaaagaagagCAAATCGAGAGGATGACGACGAAGAAGATTATCTCGTACAAAGTCCGTCTCTGTGATTCTTTGGACTTTGGACGTCGAGCTGCTGTTCGACTTGTCCCTTGCATCCGAATGCGACTGCCGATCGCTTTGAAGTACACCGACGACACCGCGTACATATTCTTCCCTGCCAGTATAATAACTTGCGatgagaaaaaattaattagccGACCGAGCCAGCTGTGCTCCGTTTAAGTAAACGCGGAGATTAACACGCTTCCGTTTCTTGATTGATTTATGAACAAAGCGGAAGATACATACGAAGGATAAGGTTTCAGTTGcgtaactttcttttattttgttacttggtttttataaaattaaaaaacaaaattcaacaACGCAAATAAGCCGAACAAAATCTTCAAATGAAATGTTAACGCTACATTAGTACTTAAtcagtttttatattatttacttactagtaagagaaaagtaaaatgttttaataataaaatttgtcgcATAGATTGTATCATATACGttgatttcattaaaagaattcaaacaataaagaagaaattgatgAACAATTTCGCAAATATCAGCTGTATAACGTGTTACCTCCCTTTTGTAGACACAGACTACTGCGAACGAAGAAGTTACCGTACATACACGTCGAATCAGATAATCTTTCCACTTCGTCCACAGAACAGAAGCGTGTATGCAGATGTGGTTTGCCGAGGGAGAGCCAAGCAGGAACGTAGATGGCATTCCTCTAATTTGTCGGCTCGACTTTGTCGGCTAATCAATCGAGTTCGTGATTACCATGCGCCGCGAGCGTTAACCACGACGAGATTCCACGCTTTTCGTGCTGTATCTATCTACGCGTAATCATAGCTGGAAAGTATGCATGTGTATGACTAACCTTTATTATCATACTATACAAACTTTCTAcgcatgtatgtatgtacatggaTACAGCTAAAGGAATAATGTAGTTAATGGTTCAGGCCACAGTTTAACTTTGTCGCATAGTTGAGGGTTTCATAGAAAAGatcaaacgaaataaaattaaattttgtataacgTCTTTCCCTATTTATATATGAGTTAATGTGAGATTCATTAATTGATAGACAGATTACGCGAAGTTTTTTACGAAACTTCTCTATGTATGCACCTGGAAGTGAGATTTTACGGCATAAATCCTGTTTTACAAATGTTCTTTCCATGCGCAATTAAAAACCGATTACATTCGTTTTGGCGATTATTCAGACAAGCATGGTGAACGTTTCAAGCTCTTTCTACGAGTGCatctatgtatgtacatatacgatGGCTTGACGTGCCATACGCGCGTTCGTGCTGCCTGTCGGCAAGCAGACGCACGCATCGCCGCCTTCATTTCACGCATAATTGAAAGCACGTCCCATTTAGCGTCGAGGACGTTCGCCACTTCTCTCGACTGCGGGCTTCCTCTTAAGATAGCACCCGTTTAGTCGTGTCCCGTACGATTAACGTGATTTAAGTATCGTACCCGTTTAACGTCTCAACGAAAATGTCCGCCATAATTCAAGCAGCGTGTTTTTTCCTGCATTCTCGCACTTCGTAAACGCGTGATCTTCAGTTCTCGTCTATGAAGTttcatatagatatatgttacacaggcatttatatttaattatacagtaaaatctcgattttattttaaagataattcAGGATGATTTCTTGTAAGCGAGATTGGAAAACAAAAGTAAGAATTTACTTCATGCCATCATCCTTAAGCAAATAGTAGCAAAAGTATTATTACTCTCCAAACATTCTATTTACTCCCTTGTTTccatctttccttttctcctccTCTGGGCTTTCTTTCctgttatttattacatctgtattaaataaatctatttacATGTATACCTAAATTATATCTATCCATATTCCGAGAAAAAAACATCAAGAACTGACTACTAGCAAATATCCGACGA
The nucleotide sequence above comes from Bombus pyrosoma isolate SC7728 linkage group LG1, ASM1482585v1, whole genome shotgun sequence. Encoded proteins:
- the LOC122577750 gene encoding dynactin subunit 6 isoform X3, which produces MNTFGSRRTNVKIAVGALVCEESILKGDITIGPKTIIHPRASIIAEAGPIIIGEGNIIEEMAIITNRLPPDTPEPTTIPVQIIGNYNVFETDCICEAFKVGDHNILESKARVGREVELTNGCIIGTSCTLTEADTIPENTIIYGNECQRREMHDKPYVSFY
- the LOC122577750 gene encoding dynactin subunit 6 isoform X2, which gives rise to MNTFGSRRTNVKIAVGALVCEESILKGDITIGPKTIIHPRASIIAEAGPIIIGEGNIIEEMAIITNRLPPDTPEPTTIPVQIIGNYNVFETDCICEAFKVGDHNILESKGTSCTLTEADTIPENTIIYGNECQRREMHDKPYPPISQIEFLLKILPTYHHIRKPNVKPTKNEGGL
- the LOC122577750 gene encoding dynactin subunit 6 isoform X1; this encodes MNTFGSRRTNVKIAVGALVCEESILKGDITIGPKTIIHPRASIIAEAGPIIIGEGNIIEEMAIITNRLPPDTPEPTTIPVQIIGNYNVFETDCICEAFKVGDHNILESKARVGREVELTNGCIIGTSCTLTEADTIPENTIIYGNECQRREMHDKPYPPISQIEFLLKILPTYHHIRKPNVKPTKNEGGL